A stretch of DNA from Thermocrinis sp.:
GAGCCTTAAGATAGGGGGAGTTTTCGTTCAAGCGTTCCTCTGTAAGCCTTAGCCTTGCTTCCAACTCCCTTAAGGAGGCATCCAACTCGTCTGACCTTAAAACCGCTAAAACTTGCCCTTTTTTGACCTTTTGACCCTCCTTCACGAAGATTTTCTCTAAAACACCAGAAGCTTCAGCTTTCAAAAGGACAAAGTTTTCTGGCTCTACGTAGCCTGACGCATACACAAATTTTTTTACTTCCTTAACTTCCACAACTGCCGTTTTAGGCTCGCTTTTAATGTATCGCCAGGCAAGAAAGATAATGGGAAGAGAAAGCACTACAGCAATCAAAGGCAGTTTTTTCATTCACTCTTGCCAAAAACCTCTTTTTTTTATTTCCTCTTCCCTTCCAAATACACCCATTATGTGGTATCCATTGTCTACATGTATTACCTCTCCAGTTATGGCCCTTGCCCAATCGCTACACAGAAAAACAGCGGTATCCCCTACGTCTTCTATGGTTATGGCTTTTCCAAAAGGATTTACCTTTGTGGTGTGCTCCATAAGTAGATGAAAACCGGTGATGCTGTATGCAGCCAAGGTCTTTATAGGTCCGGCAGATATGGCATTTATTCTGTGATCATACTTTGCTATATCGTAGGCAAGATATCTAACAGTGCACTCAAGGGCAGCTTTGGCTATACCCATAACGTTGTAATGTGGAACCACCTTTTCTGCCCCGTAATAAGACAAGGTTATAATACTACCTTTCCTCCCTTCCATCAAGGGCAGCAGTGTCTTTGTAAGTGCTATTAATGAGTACACAGATACATCCATTGCTATTTTGAACCCTTCCCTTGAAGTGTCTATCACACCCCCCTTAAATTCCTCTTTCGGAGCGTAAGCTATGGAATGGACTATAATGTCCAAGCTTCCCCACTGTTTACTTAGCCACTCTTTTAGGTTAAGGATATGCTCGTCCTTTGATACATCACACTCAAACACAAGATCACTGCCAAATTCCCGGGCAATCTCCTCCACTCTTTTTTTAAGCTTTTCGTTTGCGTAAGTGAAAGCCATCTGAGCACCTTCTCTGTAGAAGGATTTGGCTATACCGTAGGCTATGCTCCTCTCGTTTGCTATTCCAGTTATCAAAGCCTTCTTACCCGACAACAGACCCATTTATGTACCTCCTTCCAGTATACTGACTGCCTGTTCTATGGAACCATTTTTGTGAACCAGCTCATAAAGAGCCCTAACCATCCTTACTCTGTCCTTTGCCTGAAAGACGTTCCTTCCCACAGATAAACCCTTAGCTCCGGCCTGAAGAGCTCCGTAGACCATCTCCAACACTTCCCTTTCTGTTTTCATCTTTGGACCACCCGCTATCACCACGGGCACAGGACAACCTTCTACTACCTTATAAAATGTTTCAGGCGAGCCAGTGTATGGGACCTTAACTATGTCCGCCCCCAACTCTGCACCTATCCTTGCGCAGTGGGCAACTACCTTAGGGTCATATTGATCCATGTCTTTTCCCCTTCCGTAAACCATAGCCAAAAGAGGCATACCCCACTCTTCGCAAACTCTGGACACAAAACCAAAGTCTCTTAGCATCTCCCTTTCTAAGTCTGCTCCTAAGTTTATATGAATAGAGACCGCGTCTGCTCCAAGCTTTATAGCTTCTTCCACAGTGCAAACAAGGGTCTTGTCATTCTTAGTTGGAGCCCAGTCTGTGGATGCAGAAAGATGGACTATAAGCCCAATATCTTTGCCACGACCCCTGTGGCCTACCTTTACCATGCCTTTGTGTAAGACTACCGCATCAGCTCCACCTTCGGCCACATCATCCACAGCCTTTTTTATGTCCGTTATACCTTCTATGGGACCAGAACTTACTCCGTGATCCATGGGCACTATAATCGTCTTACCCGTTTCCCTGTTTATGATTCTTTCTAGCCTCACCAACTTACCTATCATACTTTTAACCTCCTTTAAACCTGAATGTCACAACTCCAGTTTGTATTATATTATCTCTAATAGGTTCAAACCTTATACCTTTTACAAAATCTACTATGGACCTGTCCACCTGTGGCACACCGCTTCTTTTTAATATTTCAACTTTTGAGATCTTGCCGGAAGGATCCACCCAGATCTTCAGTTGCATAGTAGAGGGCAGTTCAGTAACCGCTATCTTTGGAAAGGGTGGGACAAATACAACCTGTCTTGAAGCACCTGCAAAGCCCACATGGCCCTGAGCTATGCTTGCGGTTATCTCACCTAATTGCTCACCGACTTTGACATTGCTTTGATTAACTTCCGCTTTTTTACTAAGCACTTTCTTTTCTATCTCCGAAAGTATGGACTCTTCGCTTTGACTTTCATCCTTTTTTGGTGCCACGGGAATATTCCCTTTTTCAGCTTTTAAAGGAGCTGAGCCAGACGCGTTGTCCTGTGGTTTAACTGCTTTCTGAGCTGGAGCTTTAGCTAACTTACTGATAGGCTTGATTAAACTAGAAACATCCTCCTTTGGCTCCTCTTCCAACAAAAGTTTTATAGGCTCGCTAACCTGCGTGTTTATATCTTTGATTACTAAGTGAAGTGAAAGGTAAGAAAACAAAATAAGGTTTATGCTGATAGAGATAAAAAGATACAAGCTTTTTTCAAGCAAATTGTCTTTGTCTGATGGCTTTGTCCAATTATTCACAATAGCTTATTATAAATCAGCAAGGGATTTTACTAAATCGTAATTTAAGGAGTGGCCCCCGTAGTAAGATATTATCCTTCCCTTTATTTGTTTGCCCAGTAAATACAGGTCTCCTATTAGGTCTAACAGTTTGTGCCTTATAGGTTCGTCTTTGGACCTTAAACCTCCAAAGTTATAGACTTTTCCGTCCTTTCCAAAAACTACTGCATTTTCCAAACTTCCACCTTTGGCAAGGCCAGCCTTTCTGAGAGCTTCCACTTGGTGATCAAAGCAGAAGGTTCTGGCAAAGACCAGCCCTTTTGCGTTTCCTTTGAACCTTACCCTGCAGTCTTTTAATAAGCCTTCCACACTTCCCACGTATTCGGCTAAAAACTGGTCAAATGGCAGAGCTTCAATTCTTGCAGTGCAGTTTTTAACGCTTATGGGGGATTTTATTTCAAGGATTTCCTTTTCCCTGTCCAATTTTTGAATAAGTTTCTTTAGGTTTTTGTAGAAAAAATAACCGCTACCGTCCATAGCTGGCACTTCCCAACCTTTCAAGACCTCAATCACAAGGTTGTCAATACCAAGCATGTAAAGAACAGCCATAAGATGCTCAACGGTCTTTATTACCCTATCCCCTTTACCCAGGTCTGTAGAGTACTTGGTATTTACGACGTATCTGTAGTTAGCCGGCACATAATCGCCCTTGATCAAAAACCTTATACCTTTGTAGCTGTCATCTGGATGTAGCCTAATTTTACAATATTCCCCCGTATGAAGCCCTATACCCTCAAAGTCTATAACTTCCTTTATAGTAGCCTGGTACATCACCTTATTTTATTGCAAAAAAGATGCCAACCTTTTTACCATGTTTAGGACTTCGTGCATACCTGGTTTTTCTGGCATTTCACAGTCTACATCAAAAAACTTTTTCCATTCCTCTTTTGTAGTTTTACCAATACAGATAATTTTTTTGTTGCTTAAAGTTGGTCTGTTGCTTAGCTTTTGCAGATTTGCAAAAAAGGCTCTAACTGCGGATGGACTTGCAAAAACCAAAAAATTAGATACATTAACCTTTTCCTCAAACTCCTGCGGTGGATAATCTACAAGTTTTGTCTGATAGACATCCAAAGGCCAAACTTCAAAGCCCATCTGCCTTAGTCTTTGTATAACTTCTTCCCTTCCGATGTTAGATCTTGGGATAAGGACTCTGCCCGAATAACCTTCCAAAAGCTTAACCAGCTCTTCTGCGTAGTATTGCGCTGGCACAGCCCATACCCTGTATCCGTAGCTTTCAACCGCCTCTTTTGTCTTTTCACCCACTGCCAAAATCTTTTCTTTGCCTGTTAAACTAACTCTTGACGAAAAATACTTTACCGCCTTTTGACTCTGGAATATAACAAAATCAAACTTTCCTTCTGGAACTTCAAATTCCAAAGGAGCTTCTTCTATCAATGGAAGACCTATAACTTTAAAGCCTTCCCTTTCAAAAATTATTCTGTCTTTTTCTATGTCTTCTTTGGCACGTGTTAGCAAAATTGTTAATTTCCCGCTATCCACCTGCTAACAAGCTCTATTTCAAGCTCAGAAAGTCCCTTTCCCCAAGGACACCTCNNNNNNNNNNNNNNNNNNNNNNNNNNNNNNNNNNNNNNNNNNNNNNNNNNNNNNNNNNNNNNNNNNNNNNNNNNNNNNNNNNNNNNNNNNNNNNNNNNNNAATTTTGTCAAGGGGGTAGCGCAGATTGTTCAAAAAGTCATAGAGCCTTGATATGATCTTGCTGTAGGTATAAAGCGGAATTTTAGGATCGTTGTAAGAGATACTTAAGGTAAGAAACAGTATAATTAGCAAAAACAGTTATTGCGTGGTGTGTTATAATAGCGAACAAGCATAGCCTATGCATAAGAACAAAAAAAGAGATATATTATTGCTGAATGTTAGATAGGTTAGTCCTTTCCATATACCTGGGCACACTTTTCTGTATAGTCTTTATAGTGGCGCCCATCTTACTTAGAACAGAGCAAAACAAGAACTTAGCAGGACGCTTTTACGGAAGGATTCTTTGGCGGTTTTACAAGCTTGCATTTTTAATGATAATGTTTTATCTTTTATCATCTGATGATAGTAGAGTTTATGCTATCCCGCTTATGGTTGGTCTGGCGCTGAACGTCGCACTATCCCTTTATCTGAAAAATCTGAAAAGATCAATCGGTGATATAGATAGGATACCCTATGATGATCCAAAAAGAACAAAGTTTAGAAGACTATCTATAATGTCTACACTAATGCTGTTTCTGAATTTTGTTATGTCAATCCTCGTTTATATAAAAACCTTTGGAGGTGGTAATGGAATATAGAGTAAACAGGCAAATTAGAGCAAGGGAAGTCAGGCTAATTGATCAGGATGGTAAGCAAATAGGAATAGTGCCTATTCAGGAAGCTTTAAAGATAGCTGAAGAAAGGGGTTTAGATTTGGTGGAGGTTGCACCTAATGCTAATCCACCGGTGTGTAAGCTTTTGGATTATGGCAAGTTTCTTTACGAAATGAAGAAGAAGGAAAAGGAAGCAAAGAAAAAACAGAAAGAGCATTCTATGGAAGTTAAAGACATCAACCTTTCTTTGAGAATAGACGAACACGACCTTAAGGTAAAGCTTAAACATATGAGGGAGTTTTTGGAGGATGGTGACAAGGTTAGGGTAAGGATAAGGTTTAGGGGTAGAGAAAACGTTCATCCCGAACTTGCTGATAAGTTGGTCAATAGAATTGTGGAAGATTTGTCAGATTGTGCACAGTTAGAAGCACAACCTAAAAGGGAGGGTAATTTTTTAATGTTCTCCCTTTTGCCTAAGAAAAGGTAAAGTTTAAGTGGAGCGGAGGGGATTTGAACCCCCGACCTCCTACACGCCAAGCAGGCGCTCTCCCGCTGAGCTACCGCCCCTCTTAATATTTATTTTAATATATAATCGCTGTCAAGAAGTAGTCAGAAATAAGCACCAACATAGAGGATGTGACCACACTGTTTGTGGTAGCCCTACCCACACCCTCCGTTCCACCCTTTGTGTAAAATCCAAAATAACAGCTAACAGAGGATACAATAAATCCAAAAAAAGTAGCCTTGTATAACCCTCCTAAAAAATCGTAAAATTCGGTAAGGTCCTTCATCTTTTCCCAAAAGAGATACTCATTTACACCAAAGAGCTTTACTGCAACAAACCATCCACCTATTATGCCCGCTATGTTGGATAAAACTGTGAGCATGGGAACGCCGATGGTGCCAGCCACTATGCGGGGTGTAATTAAATAACTTCGAGAGTCTATACCCATAACCTCTAAGGCATCTATTTGCTCCGTAATGCGCATGGTTCCTATCTGTGCGGTTATTGCAGAACCTACCCTTGCGGTTACCATTAGGGCAGTGAGCACTGGTGCCAACTCCCTACCCATAGAAAGGGCTACCACCGCTCCTATTAAAAACTCTGCGTTAAACCTGCTAAAGGTGCCGTAAGTCTGAAGGGCTATAACTCCACCGGTAAACAGAGAAGTGATAAGTACCACCGGTGTAGTTTCCGCTCCAAGATAAGTAATTTGCTTTATGAAGTGCCTTATTCTTGGTGGAGACTTAAAGAGCAAGTATATAGACCACAGAGTAAGTAAGGTAGCCCTACCTACCTCTTCAAAAACTTTTAACATGCTCCAGGTAGATTTTATACCTTTCTTTTATCTCTTCCATAAAGTCACCACCCAGTTTTTCCAAAAATGCATTGGCAAGCACGTAGGCTAAGGCCGATTCTCCTACAACTGAAGCAGCAGGCACTGCCACCACGTCTGTCCTCTCTTTACCAGCCCTAACTTCCTCTTTAGTTTCCAAATCTACGCTCCTGAGCGGTTTGGTTAAAGTTGGTATGGGCTTCATGGCGCACCTTACCACTACGGGCATGCCGTTGGTAATTCCACCCTCCAAACCACCTAAGTTGTTAGAATACCTAAAGTATCCTTCCCCTTCCTTATATCCTATCTCGTCGTGCACCTCAGAGCCAAACTTCTTTGACGCCATAAACCCCAAACCTATCTCCACCCCCTTTATAGCCTGAATGCTCATCATAGCCTGAGCTATAATACCATCCAACTTTCTGTCCCAATGCACGTGACTTCCAAGCCCGGGAGGAACTCCCACCGCAAAAACCTCAAAAACTCCACCTAAGCTTTCACCCATTTCCTTAGCTTTATCTATGAGTTCCCTAAAAAGCTCATCCTTAGTGGGATCTGGAAATCTGACCTCTGACTGCTCCGCAAGATAGTGTCTTTTAATTAAATCCCGCTCTTCTATGGGAGGTTCAAGGGGACCTATGCTAACCACATAGCTTCCTACAAAAACTCCCAACTCCTCTAAAAACCTCTTGCAGATGGCACCAACCGCTACCCTACACGCCGTTTCTCTTGCAGAGGCCCTTTCAAGGATGTTTCTTAAATCCCGCTGGTTATACTTTATACCACCCGCTAAGTCTGCATGTCCGGGCCTTGGTCTTGTGAAAGGCACTGCAAAGTCTGGCCTTTCTCCCTCCACAGCCATTTTCTCCTTCCAGTTTTCCCAGTCCTTGTTTTCAATCAGAAGGGCTATAGGACTTCCCAAGGTTTTTCCAAACCTAACTCCAGAGATTATCTGGACAGTATCCTTTTCTATCTTCATCCTCCCACCCCTGCCGTATCCCCTCTGCCTTCTTTCCAACTCCCTGTTTATGTGTTCTGCGGATATTTCAAGGTTTGCCGGTACGCCTTCAACTATACAAACTAAGCCCCTTCCGTGAGATTCACCAGCGGTTAAAAATCTGATAGACATTTAGCTTAGGAAACCTTTACCGCTTTTGTTACCTTCCCGGCTTTCAAACACTTCGTGCAAACATAAACTCTTCTTACTGTCCCGTCTTCTAAGACGACCTTGACCCTCTGCAAGTTTGCCTTAAACTGCCTTGGATTGCTCTCAGCAGAAAAGGTCACACTTCTTCCTATCTTTGTAGTCTTTCCACAAACGTAACACTTCGCCATAGCGTAAAATATTATATCTCATATATATGTTGGATGAAAAATTAGGGAATTGCAAATAGTCCTGTAGACAAAGAAGAAACATGACCTTTCTGGCTTACCTTCTCGCTACTATCTAATCCTTCGAAATGGGGTGTTTGTTTGGTTTCTTACGTACCTATAGGGGATTGAAACAGTAGAATTTTGGTTTGTATGTTTGTTTAAGCAATATAAAATTACAAATAGGAGAAAAGCATGGAATTCGATCACGATTTAGCGTTTAGAAATAGAATAAAGCTAATAAATGATAAAACTATCGACAGAGCTAAGAAGTACATTATTTATTGGATGGCCCATAGCCATAGAGCAAATTTCAATCATGGTCTTGAATTTGCTATAGAGTTATCAAATAGGATTAAAAAACCTCTTTTAGTTTACTTTCCAATAACAGATAGATATAAGTTCTCTAACATAAGATATTACAAATTTATGTTAGATGGTCTGTTAGAAGCAAAAAAATTTATAGAAGATAGAGGTATAAGGTTCGTTATAGAAAAAGTAGAAGATGTACGGCAAAGAGTTATAGAGCTATCAAAAGACTCTGCTGCTTTGATTACAGATAAACCTTATCTAAAATATTTTAGAAAGCTTCAAAAAAACATAGCAGATAGTTTAGAAGTACCTGTCTTTCAAGTAGAGTCTGACGTGTGCGTTCCTGTAGAAATTGTATCTAATAAGCAAGAAGTGTATGCATTTAACTTTAGAGGTAAAATCTATAGTTTTTTAAGCTTGTATTTGACCCCACTAAGTGCAAGAGAACCAAAAATAAAATCTATTAATTTTGATTTTAAAGTAAACGAATTAACTTTGAAAGACTCTTTAGAGATTATAGATAAACTTAATATAGATAAAAGTGTGAGTTTGTCACCCTTTGTAGGTGGTTACACTCAAGCCAAAAAATACCTAAAGGAGTTTATTGAAAAGAAGCTACACAAGTACAAAGAATTTAGGTCGCATCCAGAGCTTGATTATCAATCAAACTTAAGTCCTTATCTACACTTTGGTCAGATTTCTCCGGTAGAAATTGTTTTAGAAATACTTTCAAAATACAAACATGATGATGACAATATAAACAGCTTTTTCAATGAACTGATAGTTTGGAGAGAGCTTGCAAGAAACTTCTGCTACTACAATCCAAACTACAACCAGTATGAAGGTATTCCAGACTGGGCTAAAAAAACATTAGAAGAACATAAAACTGATAAAAGAGAATATATCTACACCTTAGAAGAATTTGAAAACGCAAAAACTCACGATGAATACTGGAATGCTGCACAATTAGAGCTTTTGAAAATCGGAAAGATGCATAACTACATGAGAATGTATTGGTGTAAAAAAATCATTGAATGGACAGAAGATCCAAAACAAGCTTTTGATATAGCGTGTTATCTTAATGATAAATACGAACTTGACGGAAGAGATCCAAACAGTTATGCCGGAATATCATGGTGTTTTGGAACCCATGACAGACCATGGAAAGAAAGAAGAATTTTTGGGAAAATTAGATATATGAGTGCATCAAGTTTAGAATCTAAGTTTGATATTAAAAAATATGTTGAAAAAATAAAAGGAATAAAAATTTCATGATTGGGTGAGAAATTAACCAAGCACATAACTTTAGTAAATCTCTTTAAACTCTATTTCCTGCTTGTATTGATGGCTGTATAGTCCAGTATGGTTCCATCCACAAAATATTATACCTCATACATCATGTCCA
This window harbors:
- the lpxC gene encoding UDP-3-O-acyl-N-acetylglucosamine deacetylase; its protein translation is MYQATIKEVIDFEGIGLHTGEYCKIRLHPDDSYKGIRFLIKGDYVPANYRYVVNTKYSTDLGKGDRVIKTVEHLMAVLYMLGIDNLVIEVLKGWEVPAMDGSGYFFYKNLKKLIQKLDREKEILEIKSPISVKNCTARIEALPFDQFLAEYVGSVEGLLKDCRVRFKGNAKGLVFARTFCFDHQVEALRKAGLAKGGSLENAVVFGKDGKVYNFGGLRSKDEPIRHKLLDLIGDLYLLGKQIKGRIISYYGGHSLNYDLVKSLADL
- a CDS encoding deoxyribodipyrimidine photo-lyase; amino-acid sequence: MEFDHDLAFRNRIKLINDKTIDRAKKYIIYWMAHSHRANFNHGLEFAIELSNRIKKPLLVYFPITDRYKFSNIRYYKFMLDGLLEAKKFIEDRGIRFVIEKVEDVRQRVIELSKDSAALITDKPYLKYFRKLQKNIADSLEVPVFQVESDVCVPVEIVSNKQEVYAFNFRGKIYSFLSLYLTPLSAREPKIKSINFDFKVNELTLKDSLEIIDKLNIDKSVSLSPFVGGYTQAKKYLKEFIEKKLHKYKEFRSHPELDYQSNLSPYLHFGQISPVEIVLEILSKYKHDDDNINSFFNELIVWRELARNFCYYNPNYNQYEGIPDWAKKTLEEHKTDKREYIYTLEEFENAKTHDEYWNAAQLELLKIGKMHNYMRMYWCKKIIEWTEDPKQAFDIACYLNDKYELDGRDPNSYAGISWCFGTHDRPWKERRIFGKIRYMSASSLESKFDIKKYVEKIKGIKIS
- a CDS encoding TonB family protein yields the protein MNNWTKPSDKDNLLEKSLYLFISISINLILFSYLSLHLVIKDINTQVSEPIKLLLEEEPKEDVSSLIKPISKLAKAPAQKAVKPQDNASGSAPLKAEKGNIPVAPKKDESQSEESILSEIEKKVLSKKAEVNQSNVKVGEQLGEITASIAQGHVGFAGASRQVVFVPPFPKIAVTELPSTMQLKIWVDPSGKISKVEILKRSGVPQVDRSIVDFVKGIRFEPIRDNIIQTGVVTFRFKGG
- the rpmB gene encoding 50S ribosomal protein L28; this encodes MAKCYVCGKTTKIGRSVTFSAESNPRQFKANLQRVKVVLEDGTVRRVYVCTKCLKAGKVTKAVKVS
- a CDS encoding enoyl-ACP reductase; translation: MGLLSGKKALITGIANERSIAYGIAKSFYREGAQMAFTYANEKLKKRVEEIAREFGSDLVFECDVSKDEHILNLKEWLSKQWGSLDIIVHSIAYAPKEEFKGGVIDTSREGFKIAMDVSVYSLIALTKTLLPLMEGRKGSIITLSYYGAEKVVPHYNVMGIAKAALECTVRYLAYDIAKYDHRINAISAGPIKTLAAYSITGFHLLMEHTTKVNPFGKAITIEDVGDTAVFLCSDWARAITGEVIHVDNGYHIMGVFGREEEIKKRGFWQE
- the aroC gene encoding chorismate synthase — protein: MSIRFLTAGESHGRGLVCIVEGVPANLEISAEHINRELERRQRGYGRGGRMKIEKDTVQIISGVRFGKTLGSPIALLIENKDWENWKEKMAVEGERPDFAVPFTRPRPGHADLAGGIKYNQRDLRNILERASARETACRVAVGAICKRFLEELGVFVGSYVVSIGPLEPPIEERDLIKRHYLAEQSEVRFPDPTKDELFRELIDKAKEMGESLGGVFEVFAVGVPPGLGSHVHWDRKLDGIIAQAMMSIQAIKGVEIGLGFMASKKFGSEVHDEIGYKEGEGYFRYSNNLGGLEGGITNGMPVVVRCAMKPIPTLTKPLRSVDLETKEEVRAGKERTDVVAVPAASVVGESALAYVLANAFLEKLGGDFMEEIKERYKIYLEHVKSF
- a CDS encoding uroporphyrinogen-III synthase, giving the protein MDSGKLTILLTRAKEDIEKDRIIFEREGFKVIGLPLIEEAPLEFEVPEGKFDFVIFQSQKAVKYFSSRVSLTGKEKILAVGEKTKEAVESYGYRVWAVPAQYYAEELVKLLEGYSGRVLIPRSNIGREEVIQRLRQMGFEVWPLDVYQTKLVDYPPQEFEEKVNVSNFLVFASPSAVRAFFANLQKLSNRPTLSNKKIICIGKTTKEEWKKFFDVDCEMPEKPGMHEVLNMVKRLASFLQ
- the infC gene encoding translation initiation factor IF-3 — encoded protein: MEYRVNRQIRAREVRLIDQDGKQIGIVPIQEALKIAEERGLDLVEVAPNANPPVCKLLDYGKFLYEMKKKEKEAKKKQKEHSMEVKDINLSLRIDEHDLKVKLKHMREFLEDGDKVRVRIRFRGRENVHPELADKLVNRIVEDLSDCAQLEAQPKREGNFLMFSLLPKKR
- a CDS encoding 2-amino-3,7-dideoxy-D-threo-hept-6-ulosonate synthase — translated: MIGKLVRLERIINRETGKTIIVPMDHGVSSGPIEGITDIKKAVDDVAEGGADAVVLHKGMVKVGHRGRGKDIGLIVHLSASTDWAPTKNDKTLVCTVEEAIKLGADAVSIHINLGADLEREMLRDFGFVSRVCEEWGMPLLAMVYGRGKDMDQYDPKVVAHCARIGAELGADIVKVPYTGSPETFYKVVEGCPVPVVIAGGPKMKTEREVLEMVYGALQAGAKGLSVGRNVFQAKDRVRMVRALYELVHKNGSIEQAVSILEGGT
- a CDS encoding MlaE family lipid ABC transporter permease subunit, which produces MLKVFEEVGRATLLTLWSIYLLFKSPPRIRHFIKQITYLGAETTPVVLITSLFTGGVIALQTYGTFSRFNAEFLIGAVVALSMGRELAPVLTALMVTARVGSAITAQIGTMRITEQIDALEVMGIDSRSYLITPRIVAGTIGVPMLTVLSNIAGIIGGWFVAVKLFGVNEYLFWEKMKDLTEFYDFLGGLYKATFFGFIVSSVSCYFGFYTKGGTEGVGRATTNSVVTSSMLVLISDYFLTAIIY